A single genomic interval of Mesoaciditoga lauensis cd-1655R = DSM 25116 harbors:
- a CDS encoding IMPACT family protein has translation MKFDSFTSLKKESRATLKIKRSIFIASASFVKNESEAKAFISRISSEFKDATHNCWAYKIGELEHSSDVGEPSGTAGRPILSSIKSLGLDRVAVVVTRYFGGVKLGIRGLIEAYSAAARQVLNGEHERFLIGKKVKVEVDYQNFDKMVYKFRKAGYFYFSPPQFMEKVTLELFVPLKEEVDFSKDVTDAEIAEGNLLKI, from the coding sequence ATGAAGTTTGATAGTTTTACATCCTTGAAAAAAGAATCAAGAGCGACGTTGAAGATTAAACGTTCTATCTTTATTGCGAGCGCTTCTTTTGTAAAGAATGAAAGTGAAGCAAAAGCCTTTATTTCAAGGATATCTTCGGAATTTAAAGATGCCACTCATAATTGTTGGGCTTATAAAATCGGTGAGCTTGAGCATTCATCTGATGTAGGAGAGCCTTCTGGAACAGCAGGGAGGCCGATTCTTTCAAGCATAAAATCACTGGGATTGGACAGAGTTGCGGTGGTTGTGACAAGGTACTTTGGAGGGGTGAAACTTGGAATAAGGGGACTTATAGAAGCCTATTCCGCTGCGGCGCGTCAAGTTCTAAATGGTGAACACGAAAGATTTTTAATAGGAAAAAAGGTAAAAGTTGAAGTGGACTACCAAAACTTCGATAAAATGGTTTACAAATTTAGAAAAGCCGGATATTTTTATTTTTCACCTCCACAATTTATGGAAAAGGTAACGCTAGAACTTTTTGTTCCGTTGAAAGAAGAAGTTGATTTTTCAAAGGATGTTACAGACGCCGAGATCGCGGAGGGAAACTTGCTAAAAATCTGA
- a CDS encoding 50S ribosomal protein L25, whose amino-acid sequence MALTLEAAIRKDGKAKRLLRERLVPGIVYGPDRENIKIQIPEAEITSLLEKARETTPVHLVVKGENDTEELDVFIKSIQRHKLTTKVIHADFYEPEKGKVMHFRIPLKFVGEAAGVKTGGILEEVIRELEIEVLPKDLIEEIAVDVSALEVGDSLRVKDLNIPENMKVLTDLDEVVVGVKAPRAEEVITTEEVEEEVEPEAIKEKTPEEENNE is encoded by the coding sequence ATGGCTTTAACTTTAGAAGCGGCAATCAGGAAAGATGGAAAAGCAAAAAGGTTGCTGAGAGAAAGATTGGTCCCCGGAATAGTTTATGGACCAGATAGGGAAAACATCAAAATCCAAATTCCGGAAGCAGAGATAACATCTTTGCTTGAGAAGGCAAGGGAAACGACGCCTGTTCATCTTGTGGTGAAAGGTGAAAATGATACGGAAGAGCTAGATGTTTTCATCAAGAGTATACAGAGACACAAATTAACCACCAAAGTTATCCACGCAGATTTTTATGAACCAGAAAAAGGTAAGGTTATGCACTTCAGGATTCCTCTCAAGTTTGTTGGAGAAGCTGCTGGGGTCAAAACTGGAGGAATATTGGAAGAAGTTATAAGAGAATTGGAAATTGAAGTTCTTCCAAAGGATCTAATCGAAGAAATAGCTGTGGATGTTTCAGCACTTGAGGTTGGTGACTCTTTAAGGGTTAAAGACCTTAACATCCCAGAAAACATGAAGGTTCTTACCGATTTAGATGAAGTGGTAGTTGGAGTAAAGGCTCCGAGAGCTGAAGAAGTTATAACCACAGAAGAAGTGGAAGAAGAAGTGGAACCAGAAGCTATAAAAGAGAAAACGCCTGAAGAAGAAAATAACGAATAA
- the pth gene encoding aminoacyl-tRNA hydrolase gives MKEFVVVGLGNPGPRYVFTRHNVGFLFLDEFLKKYPPYDVGKERLYISYLVKAEGIHFTLIRPLTFMNLSGEIFDHVKISVPPLVVHDDLDLPLGRIRIKQGGSSGGHKGVQSIIEALGTSDFPRLRVGIGPKTSNAVDFVLSEFDDKELEILYKSLELCVEATMDSAKYGLSFAMNKFNGVRVI, from the coding sequence GTGAAAGAGTTTGTTGTGGTGGGCTTGGGAAATCCAGGCCCACGATACGTTTTTACACGACACAACGTTGGGTTTTTGTTTTTGGATGAATTTTTGAAAAAGTATCCACCCTACGATGTGGGAAAAGAAAGATTGTACATCTCTTACCTTGTGAAGGCGGAAGGTATACATTTTACTTTAATACGCCCTCTCACTTTTATGAATTTAAGTGGGGAGATTTTTGATCATGTCAAAATTTCTGTCCCGCCCTTAGTTGTGCACGATGATCTGGATCTTCCACTGGGGAGAATAAGAATAAAACAAGGGGGTTCTTCTGGAGGCCATAAAGGTGTACAATCTATTATAGAAGCTTTGGGAACTTCTGATTTCCCCCGTTTAAGAGTGGGGATAGGTCCAAAAACTTCTAATGCAGTTGATTTTGTACTTTCCGAGTTTGATGACAAAGAATTAGAAATTCTTTACAAATCACTTGAGTTATGTGTTGAGGCAACGATGGATAGCGCAAAATATGGATTGAGTTTTGCAATGAACAAGTTCAATGGTGTGAGGGTGATCTGA
- the glmU gene encoding bifunctional UDP-N-acetylglucosamine diphosphorylase/glucosamine-1-phosphate N-acetyltransferase GlmU → MKRVLILAGGLGKRMRSPKPKVLHEILEKPLISWVIDAASAAGITKIGVVLGHNSEEVQNVLPTGVEVYIQSKQLGTADAVKCARNFLDGKVVVLYGDAPLIKPETIKRLASSEADMSILTAKVSDPTGYGRIVRENGRISKIVEQADANEETLKINEINSGMYAFKSEALKFALDKIKSSNKKGEYYLTDAVEILLNNDYKVDTIEVEDSQEILGANTQRELANLAKIARERILDDLMEKGVTIEDPTSTFIGPDVNVEAGVIVKPFTFIYGKTTIESESVIGPQTTLRDTFVGRNSYVVRSECEGADISNGCGVGPFSRLRPGTRLEKNVKIGNFVEVKNSHIFEGVKAQHLTYLGDATVEENTNIGAGTITCNYDGIRKNKTFIGKNAFIGSNTALVAPVEIGEGALIGAGSVITENVPSFALALGRARQVNKEKWVLKKMEENHEK, encoded by the coding sequence GGCTTCAGCTGCTGGAATCACTAAAATAGGAGTGGTTTTGGGTCATAACTCAGAAGAAGTGCAAAACGTCCTTCCGACGGGCGTTGAAGTTTACATTCAGTCAAAGCAGCTTGGAACGGCTGATGCTGTTAAGTGCGCTCGCAATTTCTTAGATGGAAAAGTCGTGGTGCTTTACGGTGACGCACCTTTGATCAAGCCGGAAACGATAAAAAGATTGGCTTCTTCTGAAGCTGATATGAGCATACTGACGGCGAAAGTATCAGATCCCACAGGCTATGGAAGAATAGTGAGGGAGAACGGCCGCATATCAAAGATAGTGGAACAAGCAGATGCAAACGAAGAGACGTTAAAAATAAATGAAATAAACAGTGGCATGTATGCCTTTAAAAGTGAGGCTTTAAAGTTCGCACTTGATAAGATAAAGTCTTCCAACAAAAAAGGCGAGTATTATCTTACCGATGCGGTTGAGATATTGTTAAATAACGACTACAAGGTTGACACGATAGAAGTAGAAGATTCGCAAGAAATACTTGGTGCAAACACACAAAGGGAACTGGCCAATTTGGCAAAAATAGCAAGAGAACGCATTTTGGATGATCTGATGGAAAAAGGCGTTACAATAGAAGACCCAACGAGCACATTTATAGGGCCGGATGTGAATGTAGAAGCCGGAGTCATCGTAAAGCCCTTTACGTTTATATACGGTAAAACTACCATTGAAAGTGAGTCTGTGATAGGTCCACAAACAACTTTAAGAGATACTTTTGTTGGTAGAAACAGTTATGTGGTAAGATCGGAGTGCGAAGGTGCCGACATTTCAAATGGATGCGGCGTTGGGCCTTTTTCACGATTAAGGCCAGGGACGAGATTGGAAAAGAATGTAAAAATTGGGAACTTTGTCGAGGTCAAGAATTCTCATATTTTCGAAGGAGTAAAGGCACAGCATCTCACGTATCTAGGTGATGCTACAGTTGAAGAAAACACCAACATCGGTGCAGGTACCATAACATGCAATTACGATGGAATTAGAAAGAACAAAACGTTCATAGGGAAAAACGCTTTTATAGGTTCAAATACGGCCCTTGTGGCACCTGTAGAAATCGGAGAGGGAGCTTTGATAGGCGCGGGTTCCGTTATAACGGAAAATGTGCCTTCTTTTGCTTTGGCGCTTGGAAGAGCCCGACAGGTTAACAAGGAAAAATGGGTCTTGAAAAAAATGGAGGAAAACCATGAAAAGTGA
- a CDS encoding UvrB/UvrC motif-containing protein: MEKKCSVCGKKADIVVTVYLEGFTKEIAYCRECLKNSINSFKNDKLRLNLDAWSIMNSKPKVDVAMELIEVDSVSFLNESEKRMLGTELKEQERVKYEISHLRRKMAKAIRDENYELADILQREIKRLKSTFKKAK; encoded by the coding sequence ATGGAGAAAAAATGTTCTGTTTGCGGCAAGAAAGCAGACATCGTTGTAACCGTCTATTTAGAAGGCTTTACGAAAGAGATTGCTTATTGTAGGGAATGCCTGAAAAACAGTATAAATTCTTTTAAAAATGACAAACTTCGTTTGAATTTAGATGCATGGAGCATTATGAATTCAAAGCCCAAAGTGGATGTGGCAATGGAATTGATCGAAGTGGACAGCGTTTCTTTTTTAAATGAGAGTGAAAAAAGAATGCTTGGCACCGAGCTGAAAGAACAAGAAAGGGTGAAATACGAAATCTCACATTTAAGAAGAAAGATGGCGAAAGCCATAAGAGATGAAAATTATGAGTTGGCCGATATTCTTCAGCGAGAGATAAAGCGTTTGAAATCCACCTTTAAGAAAGCAAAATGA
- a CDS encoding ribose-phosphate diphosphokinase, producing the protein MKSELKILGGSSNEELLERICAYVNVSPTSVELSRFSDGEINFRIGETVRGHDVFVIQSTSTPVNDNFMELLIMIDALKRASANSIAVVMPYYGYARQDRKAKGRDPITAKLVANLLTVAGATRVLTVDLHAEQIQGFFDIPVDNLQAFPVFFKALKKYETFDKEKTVIVAPDVGAVKRARKIAEKFGVPMAILDKRRPKDNVAEALHVIGEVDGMTAIMFDDIIDTARTLVAGANLLKKHGAKKIISCATHGIFSGEALKILDDSPIDHVYVTDTIYHESLPEKISVVSIAPLLGEAIMRIRKNLSVSILFR; encoded by the coding sequence ATGAAAAGTGAGTTGAAAATTTTAGGCGGATCGTCCAATGAGGAACTCCTGGAAAGAATATGTGCCTATGTCAATGTTTCACCCACTTCTGTTGAGTTATCACGCTTTTCTGATGGGGAAATAAATTTTAGGATAGGAGAAACTGTTAGGGGACACGATGTTTTCGTAATTCAGTCCACATCTACTCCGGTCAATGACAACTTCATGGAACTCTTGATAATGATCGATGCGCTAAAAAGAGCATCAGCGAATAGCATAGCTGTTGTAATGCCGTACTACGGGTATGCTCGCCAGGATAGAAAAGCTAAGGGACGTGATCCCATAACTGCTAAACTTGTCGCGAACCTTTTAACGGTGGCAGGAGCAACAAGGGTGCTGACGGTTGATCTCCATGCCGAACAGATTCAAGGCTTTTTCGATATCCCTGTGGATAATTTGCAAGCATTCCCGGTTTTTTTCAAAGCCCTGAAAAAATACGAAACTTTTGACAAAGAAAAAACGGTTATAGTTGCCCCAGACGTTGGAGCGGTAAAAAGAGCCAGGAAAATAGCTGAAAAATTCGGTGTTCCCATGGCGATCCTCGATAAAAGAAGACCAAAAGACAACGTGGCTGAGGCACTTCATGTTATAGGTGAAGTTGATGGTATGACGGCCATAATGTTTGATGATATAATCGATACCGCCAGGACGTTGGTGGCAGGTGCAAATTTATTGAAAAAACATGGAGCAAAGAAAATAATTTCATGCGCTACCCATGGTATATTCTCTGGAGAAGCGTTGAAGATATTGGATGACTCTCCAATAGATCATGTATACGTAACGGATACTATTTATCATGAGAGTTTACCAGAGAAAATCTCGGTTGTTTCAATAGCTCCGCTGTTGGGTGAAGCTATTATGAGAATAAGAAAGAACTTGTCGGTAAGTATATTGTTCAGATAA